TGGCAGAGCTGCTGACTTGACTTTGGGCTCCTTCCTTCACCTGTTAGTGCTGGTCTCTTCATCTGACCATTGAGGGTGTAGCTCCTGCCTCTGAGGGTTGGCCCAGATTGTGCGTAAAGCTCTCAGCCCtgggcctggcacagagtagGTGCTCATTAGCCAGGGCCGTCTTCAATGCCTACTCTGAGGCTGGAAGTCTTGGTAGGGAGAACGGTCAGAAAACACTGTCCTGAGGTGAGGAGGCCTTAATGCGACAGGTctgggaggcagagagaagcccgggaggccagcctggggtctctccaggAGAAGGGTGTGTCCTCCTGGATTCCTGCCTTCAGCACATCCCCGTTCTGCGCGCAGCTCAGACGCAGCCCTGACACTCTGGGTGGAAGCAGAACAGCGGGATGGGGAGGACTGGAGAGAAGGCCCATGGATCAGCGGGCGGGGCCTCCCTGTCCAGTCTGGCTGGGCTGGAAGGGAGGGGGCTGTGGGGCCTGGGACGTCAGATGCTATCAACTCCTGGGGGATGTTAAAGTCTCCGCACAGCCAGGCAGGCCAGGTGTCTGAAGAGGTCCCCTGGGAACCCCCTGTCCTGGGTATGCACCCCTGGGAGCCGCTGCCTGGTCCCCAAGCTTCTCTGCTTCTCTATACTCTTTccttctctgtgttctctatgcCATCTCCACCCCCCTCTTAATTCAAAGCTGCAGCACCCCAGGAGCAAGAGGGCCCTGCAGTGTGGTTGGGAGAGGTTGGCGCTGCCTCTGTGGGCATCTGCTGGGCCTTAGAGAGGGCTGGAGAAGAGGATGTCTGGCTGTCTGTCCCCTGGGTGGGCAGAACAGGGCCTGGCTTTGGCGTGGTGGCTCGTCCCACCCCTGGGGGCTTGGTCTGTGTTAGCCACTGTCTGGGCATTCCTTCTCCTCACCCAACCCTCTCAGTCCACTGGGGTGGGGTGGAAGCAGCACTGGGCATCTGCACCAGAACTGGGTCAGGACATCTTTGCCAAGTTCCCAGGGAGCAGCCTCCGGGCTGGCAATGCCCGTGGAGGACCTCAGGGCGTGCTGCTCTCCTGCCTGCCCCTTCTAGGCAGCTGGCTCTGACTGTACCATAGCCCCCAGCCAGCTATGCCCCTGCTGCCCAGCGCTGTGGGCCTGGCAGGCCTGCTCCTCTGGGCAGGCCAGACAGCGGATGCCTCAATGGTGCCCAATGCCACCTTACCCCTGGGCCGACCTGAGGGCATGGCTGTGCAATCCCTGAGTGGCCTTGGGGTGCCCCGGTACCGCCGGAAGCGCCATCTCTCTGCCCGGGACATGAGTGCCTTATTGGATTATCACAACCACATCCGGGCCAGCGTGCACCCACCTGCCGCCAACATGGAGTACATGGTGAGTCCCTGTGCCTGACCCAGCACCCCTTCCAGCAAACACCAGCTTGCTCCTTGTGACCTGGAGTGACTGCCTTGGAAGGGCTAGCCAGTCTGGACCCACTAGCCAGTATCTGGGTGTCCTGTACAATGGGCAGGAATTAGtttgcccattttacagatgaagaaactgaggcaattGCCCATATCTTCCAGTGAATCTGGGGACAAGAATGCTATGTACAGAGCACCTTTGTGCACTAGGCACTGGGGGTGACCCTCTTCCATCAAGAGGATATCTTGTCTCCGCTttccaaattttaaaattgaGACTCTGAGAattaatttgcccaaggtcacccagccAGGATTCTAAGCCAGCTGTGCCTACTGCTAAGGTTTCAGTCTTAACCACCTCAATAGCCTAAGAATCATAACTCACACCAGGATCCTATAGGAGGTGGGTGGCCAGAGCTTCCAATACTATTGTCTCTTGGCCCGAGGGTTTGCCTGACATACCCAGATCACTGTTCCCAGAAAGCCCAAAGAGACAGGGTTTGGAGCGGTGGGGACAGGCACCTGGGGATCTCAGACTGAGGAAAGCCAGTCACTGGTTAGCGGAGGAGACTGGGATATCATTTTTCCCAAGAGGCAGGGCTGATGTCTCTCACCCCAGCCCTCCAGAAGTCAGACCCCCCGGAGTGGAGGACAATTTGCTCCTTGTCACAACTCCTCCCTACCACCACTGTCCCAAACTGAGCTGGAGATAGAGGACTCCCAGCCCACAGGGATTTCTTTAGGGAAAGAGATGCCAGTCCACCTCTCAGCCTACAGGTGAGCAGCTTGCCCCTCCATTTCTATACCAGCTCTGCTGGGAGTTGGCCTCATGCTGAGAGCTCAGGAGGGACCAGGCTCCTTCCCCTGTGGTGCATTCATTTGAGGAgggttagagaaaaaaaaaatcaacaagacacatatatatatatatgagtgggCATCACTTAGCCGCCTGGGGTCACTGATATATATCACCTCctggtgatatatatatatatatatatatcagttaccAGGAGGTGATTGTTGGAAAGGGGTGGGGATAGGAGCCCGGAAACAGCAGCTCCAGCAAGGAGGGAGGGAGTCCTTATTTGTTCATTGAATCATTCATTTATTAACACAGGGACGGACACATAGAAAGCCCTCCTCTTTTCAAACAAATGACACATTTATTGAGCAGCAGTGATGTATGTGACACTCACCCCAACTGGTGTTTAATTATTGCATGTGGTGCGGAACTGAGAAGTCCAGATTATCTCCCCAAGGACCTCAGGGAGGGTCAGCGAGTATCTTTAGTGTTTTCCTTCAACTCACCTCTTTCCTCTGTTTTCCCTACAAGATGGGAAGTGAGACAAACCCCACAGGAGCTCTTTCCTGCACAGCCCCCAAGAAAGTCTGGTCTGGCTCCACATTCTCTTACACACCAGGATCAAAATGACTCATGCGTTGTTTGATGTCTCATTTCCTTGCTACACTGTGAGTCCTCAGTGCCCAGAAATATTGTTCAATATTTGCTGAGTGAACAAATAAGATCCCAGAGAATCCCAAGGACTCAGAGTTGGAAGGGAactagcattttattttatttactcattcattcttttgttgatttttttctttgtggtgctggggatggaactcagggccacaTACATGTTAGgctggtgctctaccactaagttatacTCCCAGCCTGGGAACCATGTTTTTTTAAGTGAAACATTTCCTGGCAGTAAAACTTGGGGAATTAATAAGTTGGAAAATTATAAAGCTGTTCAGAAGGATGAGGAAAGTATTTGATAGGCACTGATGTGGAATCCTCGCAAAAATAAACAGGCCTgacggcgcacgcctgtaatcccagcggcttggatgctgagacaggaggatcatgagttcaaaaccagtctcagcaaaaagtgaggggctaagcaactcagtgagactctagataaaatacaaaatagggctggggatgtgactcagtggtcaagtgccctagtTCAAtcctggtgcaaaaaaaaaaaaaatcacaaagataACCTATCTTGTCAAGTGAAGAGGGTGAGGTGCCAAAGAGTCTAGCAGGCTGccatttgtcaaaaaaaaaaaagaaagaaaaagaaaaaaaaatacacacacacacacacacacactggtagGGAGGAGGGGGACTGGGAATTCTTTGCTtagtcataaaaaaataaaaatataatcaatatGAGATGCCATATCCATTTAATTTTATTCCTccttatataaatttaaaaaaaatttaaaaaataactgttttgctatttattattgttatttgctaGGAATTGGACTTAGGGCCTCCCAcaagctgggcaagtgctctaccaccaagctgcagccccatgtgtgtatgtgtgtatgtatctataaatatatgtatgtatatatatgtgtggtattcatgtatatatgtatgtattatatatgtattatatatgtatatatacacacatctgTGCAGGTATAGAACATTTCTGGaagcagacacagaaacagtgatTGCCTCTGGGGGTCGGGTGTAGGTGGCTTCAGGGGCAGTGACAGGAAGGATGAGAGGCTCTTCAATTTTCCTCCTTTCAATATCTTATCTACTGATTTGTGCatgtttcagttttttttttttttttttttttgtggtgctggggattgaacccaggtccttgtgcatgctgggcaagcactctgccagctgagctatatccccagccctgttttcacatattaaaaaacGCTTTTGAGGTAAGCATAATTGTTTCTTTTTTGCATGCCTTGAacctgggcctcatgcatgctagtcaaATGCTGTACCatcaagccacatccctagccctgaactaaaatttttatgttaacataaatatgtttAGAAAATAGAATACGTGCCAGAcattgtggtgcacacctgtcgtcccagtgacttgggagcccGAGACAAGGGGATCACAAATTTgggagcagcctcagcaacttgatgagaccctgcttcaaaaaataaatatataacaccctgggttcaatccccagtattacattttaaagaaaggaaaggaggaaaaaatagAATGATTATGCCTTTAAAATCGGCCATCTTCCCTTCACCTTGGGCTCAGCCCCCTCGTGGGACCACCGAATGCCTAGACCAATAACCTCGACCACACTCAGAGTCAAAGGCCTCAAGCATCAGGCCCAGTGAAGGGAAAAGGGCATGGGCCTGGGTGTGGACCTCCGTGGTGGACTCGGGGTTGACTTTGAGGCTTTCTTTTTCTAATCCGCCCAGTGGGTTTGTCGCCGAGTCCCAGGAGGTGGGGAGCAAGACACTGGGCGCGTTCCCGGGGTGGGTGGGAAGAGCTCATGGCCTTTCTCTCTCCAGGTATGGGATGAGCGACTGGCCAGTTCTGCCAAGGCCTGGGCCACCCAGTGCACCTGGGCCCATGGGCCCTCACCGCTGATGCGCTATGTGGGCCAGAACCTCTCCATCGGTTCTGGCCGGTGAGTCAGTCTcatccatccctccctccctccctccctccctcccttggaCGCACTGAGCGCCGGCCCTGTCCCAGGTGCTGGACTACGTTGACAGGAGACAGTCTCCTGCCCACAGGGAGCCAGCCTTCTACTTAGGACAGACAAAGGGGTGAACAAATAATCACTTAGATCGTTTCCGAGAGTTGGGGGATGAGAGCCCTGGCAGGGGGCACCCCAAGTCCACAGGTGCCCCCAAGAGTCTGAGAAAGACAGACCCACTCCTCCAGCCTGACTTGCCTCCCCCATTCCGTCTCTTGAGTGTGAGTCTGGGGAGTGAGTTCTGATCTGTGCAGCCTGGGGAAGGTTATTTCCGTGTCCCAACCTCAGTGTGCTGTCTGCAAACCAAGGTGTTGGCCGGGCTTGGCTCTTTCCTGACTTGCAGATTTCACAGGCCAGTAAAATGTCAAAGACATTTACGAGAGGGTCACACCATTGTCATGTTCTTACTTTGCCCAATATGAACGTTAGAAAAACAATGCGGCCCCATACCTACCAATTGGCCATGACCCCAGCAGAGAGAGCAAGACAGATTCAGGGCTGCCCTTCACTGGAGCCCAGCGGGCTCCCGGGCCCTTTCCCAAGTCATCCACTTGCTGGGCCAACCCCAGGCTTTAGGGGCCAAGAATGCTGTGTGGTCTGTCCCAAGGTCATGTCCCCTCTCCCTGCCACTAAATTTCCTGCCAGACTCCACCCTTGCCCATGGTCATCACATGAGGAAACGGAGTCAGGGGTAAAGATGAACCATTGTGAATTACCACTGCAGGGTTTCTTGGGTTGACTCACCAGGTCTGCCTTCTCCCCATCTCACAGTTCAGAGGCCTCACAGATGATCCAACAAGCCTTTCCTTCCCTTAAAATTCAAGTGCCTCTGTCTGAGATGCCTTTTGCATGACCATGACAAGTTCAAGCTCtttactgagcacttactatgtgccagcTACAGGGAAGGGCTCGACACAGTCTAACCCCACTGTCCTTCAGAACACACCTGGGAGGTAAGTGTTCCTGTCCTCATTCCCATTTTAGAGAGGAGGAATCCAGGAAGAGAAGCAAAGTGACTCACCCAAGGTCACCAAGCAAGTCCTAGGCAGTTGGCGGTACAGTGAATTTTCCATCCTTCCCCGCAGCTTCCTCCATGTTCTTGGCCTCCCCAGGTACCGCTCGGTGGTGGATCTCGTGAAGTCTTGGTCGGAGGAGAAGCAGCATTTCTTGTTTCCATCCCCAAAGTACTGTACCCCGCATTGCCCCTGGCACTGCAGTGGCCCTGTCTGCTCCCACTACACTCAGGTACCCTCCTTCGGGGCTCAGGGCAGACACAGAACAAGCCCTGGTACCTAGAGGGAGAAGGATGGGTGGAACAGAAATGAGAATTCAAGCAGGGACCTTTGGAGATTCTGGAAAGTTTTGTGCATGTTGCATTGAGGTGAACCTTgttttattctgagtgtcttgggaattttccattttctttttttttttttttttttttagtttttcggtggacacaacatctttattttatttttatatggtgctgaggattgaacccagcgccccacgcatgccaggcaagcgcgctactgcttgagccacatccccaccccgaattttccattttctaagattctCACTatatctctttttttccccccttggttCTAGAAATCAAATCAAGGTTCTGTgtctgctaagcaagtgctctaacactgagctacatctccagccctttttgttttttgaaacgGCCCCATTAAGTTGCCgaggctaacctcaaacttgtgatcctcctgcctcagcctcctgagtctctgggattgcagTTGTGTGCCATCACGCTCTGCTTTGTGCCTACTATCTTCAAAAAAGGGAAATGTCCCCAGATATTCCAAATACTATGGGACATTTTGAGGGATAATATTGAATACTGTGACACTAGGCAGAACGATACAATGCTATATTTGTTGTAATAGAATAGAAGCTTCCCACCATGTGACAGTTGGCTTCTTTCAGCTCCGTCTGCCTCTCTGTGACTCATTTGGAGTTAAATTCAAAACCTAACTTTGAGACCTTCTACAACATGACACCTAACCCAAATGTCCTTTCTAACTTCCTACGACACACTATTACTTCCACTTTACTAATGAAGAAATTAAGGTACACAGAGATAAAGAGATTTAGTCAAAATCACACAGCAGGCAATATGGGGATACTAATCCAAGTGTATTTGATTCCAAAGTTTGTCTTGAACCTCTAACAAACACAATTATTTTCAAAGGTTGGTCACtaggagaaaataaataaataaaattaatagaacAACGTAAAAAACATTAGCTTATATTGCACATTGGTTCAAAACCTTTCGTTCCacttgtgtatatgtgtgcataaCAATATGAAATTTATTCCTTATGGTTGGGTATGGTAAAACAATATTTTGAGAAACATTATATTATAGTCTCAATGCCTCTAGCCCCCCACCCTGCCTCTACCTTGGGACACGTGGGCATCTCCCCAAGAAGACCTTACCTAATGCACCCACTGGACCCAATCCCAGGGGCCATGCACCCAAGGAACCTGGGCCCCACCCAGTCCCTCTCAGCACCCCTTGTCTTTGTGCCTCCTCAGATGGTGTGGGCATCCTCCAGTCGGCTGGGCTGTGCCATCCATACCTGTGCCAGCATCAGTGTCTGGGGCAGCACTTGGCATCAGGCGGTGTACCTGGTCTGCAACTACGCCATTAAGTAAGTGCCCGCGCCAAGAGGGGGCTCCGGAACAGGAGGGGTCCTAAGAATTCAATGATGAGAAAGATATGCACAGTATCCCTTCCTCTTTTCTACATACCCCATACAAGTTTGGTATTTCAGAGAGGCCATTAATAATCCTTTTTCTTGCTGAGCGCCTtggcgcatgtctgtaatcccagcggctcaggaggctgaggcaggaggatcgagagttcaaagccagcctcagcaatggcgaggtgctaagtaactcagtgagaccctgtctctaaataaaatacaaaatagggctaagaatgtggctctgtggttgagtgcccctgagttcgatcATTGGTACCTTTCCCCCAAAAAATTGTAATAATCCTTTTTCTTCACCCAAGTTTCAAAATCCCTTGGGAGAGGCAGAGACCCCCTCCTCCCCATGCTCCAGTTACACGCAAGGGCTAATTATGTAGCCACATCTGCACAGTGTTCTTAAATCACAAGGTTATCTCACATAATTTTTACAGGCACTATTTCGTTTATTTAGTTTATGCAGAGGAtaaagtcaagtttcaagaaatgaGGTGGTTCAGCCTGTCACCAAGACCAAAAGCCAGGACCAGatctgcttcctccaggggaaaTGGGGGAGTAAGAAGATCAGTGCTTGCAGGGACTCTCCTTTGCCAGGCCCGATACCCTGACCTGTATGTGTTACCTTGTCCCCGATGCCAATCCAGtaatgaggacatggttttaagaaaaaggaaaaagaaggtttactgctttgctagccTTTGCAAAGAGGAGAAGCACAGAGGAGTCCTGCCCCAAAGACAATGATTTTGCCCATCTACGGGAATAGGGGGCTTTTATAGAGGtcattcagagaaaatgagattagggaggagagatcAGGAAGGAGAAGGTCAGGGAAAAACAGATCAAGGAGGAAAAGGTCAGGGAGAAGAAGGCTGGGAAAAAGAAAATGGTGagtttcaaagccacaagggGTGTAGTCAGCACCAAATGAGCACctgtcacacatgcacacagcccTCCATCTGATCCTCGCTGCACCCCCACCCAAGAGGGAAGGGCCTTCTGGTGGCTTTGCAGATGAAGAAACCATGGCTTACACAGAGACTTGCCCAGGGTTAGAGAGCCCTAGTGGCTGGGCTGAGGTTCTGAAGTCTGTGAGAAGCTTGCTTACTTAAAGCTCCTGTCTCCTAACCCTTCTTCCCTGGGACATTTTCTCTTCCAGGGGCAACTGGATTGGTGAGGCTCCATACAAGATGGGGAAGCCATGCTCCGCCTGTCCCCCCAGTTACCAGGGCAGCTGCAATAGCAACATGTGCTTCTCTGGGCTCAAATCCAACAGGCTCCTGTGGACCTGAACTCTCCTGGGGCTCTGGGGCACCAGCTGGGCCCCATCCTCCAAGGGTTGCCCCCAAAGACAGTGTGGAGgaacaattatttaaaaatgtttttgctagtgcattataattacacagCGGCATTCACTGTGACATATTCAGACATGCACATATCACAACttgatcaatttcattctccagttcctccctccccaacccccttgCTCAACTCTACTGGTttccattaaatttttaaaattggtgcTTTATTTTTATACCTAAAAGTGAGATTTGTTgggatatattcatacatgcgcaaggaatcaaaaaaaaaaaaaaaaaaaaaaaaggacagggaCAGGAATTGGGTTCCCCCCGGTGAACTGGCTTTTCCCTCCTGGATTCTCTTTGCTCAATGTCCAGCCTATGTCAGAGGAAAGGGATCTTCTTGCCTTCCCCCTTTCTTTAGCTACAGCTTTCTTTTCTCAGGTCCCAGGGGAGACCCTCTTTTAGAACTCGAATCTCAGAGAGCTGGGGCCGCGTGGAACAGAACTACTAGCTCATTTTGACTCTCTGGCTTCCAACCCAAGTCTGTCCACCCAACGAAAGGCACTTATTTGACAATCTTTGTCTTAAAACCCACCTTCGCTCATCCCTTGCCAGCAGCTTGGTCTGTCATGAGGGTttgctcccccccgcccccccgacTGTGCCACGTATGTTTTGGGTCCAAGATTTTGAAAACCGGTGAAATTAGGTCATGGACACCCCCTCCCCAGGCCCCCAGGGTCCAGCCCCCTTTGTCAGATGGGGAGGTTCAGAGAGGGTGGACACCAAGCCGGAGCTCAGCTTCCCCCTCCTCAGGTCTCCTGGTACTTCTCTAGGCTCAGGACTGAGAAGCAGAAGCCACAGCTGGCCCGGGGCTCTCTTTCCGGGCCTGTCCTTTCTCTGTGTCTCTGTCTCAGCCTCATCCCTCTTTGTCGGCTCTGCCGTTTTTTTCCTTTCCAGTCTCCGCCTCTGGAGTCTCTTTTTCTCCCCTACAATCTCATTCTCATTCCAATAAACCATTTCCCTCTCCGCACCCATCCCACCCAGAGATCACAGCACACAAAGGCCCTTTTGTCTCCAAAGATAGTAAAATCTCCTCCCTCAGGCCTTGTCCTCCAGCTGGGCCCAGCCCTGAACGGGCTCAGGGATGGAAAATAGACCCTTTCTGCACAGGGCCCACTTTGACCTGGATGGAGCGTTTTCTTCCCTCTTGATCATCCCTACCTCGGCTGGACCTGAATATGTCACCCACCCCGTCCCTGACGCTCCTGTAGTAAAATCCTTAGAGATCCCAGGCAGTGGACCTTCCTGACCTCTGAGCTTCCAGGAGGGTCAAAAGACAAGGGAAGGCGAGTGGATAGGAGGGGTTGGGGCGGCGCCAGGGGAAGCAGCCTACAGGAAGAGCAGGGGAGGGGCTGACAGCCGGGGACCTACTAGCAAAGGTCAGATCCATGCGCTGGGATAGGTAGCTATGTCACTCCATTTTGCAGAAGAGAAAAATGGGGCTTAGAGTGAGTCTCAGTTTCCAAATTCTGGAAAGGATTGGAATAAGGGAATCAATGTTGCAGGTTCATTATTCACAGGTAATGTCCTTCTTCTTGGGAGGGGCAGAGTTTAAAaatgttctttcttttaaaaagcaatggtGATAGTAAATactagatttaaaaatatatacatggaCCCTCATAAGGGAGAAAAATGGTTTTCCAACTCTATATCAATTTCCCAAAATGTTCTGGAGGTGTAAGTGGCAGGGGACTCTGGGGTAAGTGGCATCATAGACTCACACATTGAGTAAAGAGCAGAACTGGGCTTTACATTCAGCCTCGTCTGCTTCCAAGGCCTGTGTTGTCCTGGGTCCTGAGTACCCGGATAAGGAGAATGACAATCCCTGGCATTTATGAAGTGCTTGGATGGGAGTCCCCTGGGCTCTTGATCCCATTGAATGATCACAGCCACTTTAAGTGACAGGTAGTGTTccaatccccattttacagaagctACATCTGATCCTATTCCCTATGAGGTAGACAGGCCATGTTTTAAGCCCCCACTCTCCTGCCTCTCAGCTAAGAGACACCTTGGCGTTTGACAAAtgtacagacaattcagaaaaaaaaaaaaaatgccactgTAGCGTGGGAATTCAAGATGATCTCCCAGATCCACCATTTCTGATACAGCCTTTAGGAAGAGCCTGGGCCAAAGGAGGAATGGGGATAGGTGCAGCGGTACTGTAACAGAGGTTCACTTGAAGCTGTGACTGTATCCCCTGTGGCCTTGAAACttaggggggggggggttgggggggggggtggggagttctttttcccaaccttctcctccctgatcttctcttttctgatctctcctccctaatctcactttctctgaatcacctctaATAAAAGCCCCCTATTCCTGAGGATGGGCGGAATCATAGCCTTGGAGAGAGGAGTACCCAAGcaataagccttttttttttttctttttctaaaaaccatgTCCTCTTAATTGGAtaggcatcagggacaaggaccaagcttttaGCAACAGTAGCCCTTGTAATCTGccagcttcttgggaggctgagacaggaggatcacaagtttgaggccagcctgggcaatttggtgagaatgtgtctcaaaatgaaaaataaaaaggactgggtgtGTAGCTCGGTGATAGAGTGCCCCCGATTTCCATCTCCAGtgtggagaaggaaaaaaaaaaaagtttttaaatgcaCAAAGAGGAAATGAGCAAGTTGGCTTCTTTCATGCTGCTGTGCCTTGGACATTGCGGACTCAGATCCACAGAGGGGGCAAGGACTTGCCACTCTGGCTTATTGCAGGGCTTTCCCAGTGGAGGGGGAAACCGTGGTGCAGAGAAAGATAACATTTGAACCTCTGCAAAATGTTGGAGTGTTTGAAGACCTTCAGGGCCACTCTCATCTGATCACTCATTGACACAATCTATTCTGCAACCAAGAGGGTTGACCCTGGAGCCAGACTGCCTGCATACAAATTGTACTTAGTGGCTGCATGTGGTCTCAATGATTCAGGCTTATCTGTAAAGGGGGACACTGATAGTTTCTGCCTCATAAAGTCAttcaaaatattgcacaaatGAATACACAGAAAGCATTTAAGTGCACCTGGCACATACTAAATGAAAGTCTCAGCTCTGGCCAggcctggtggtgcacacctgtaagcacagtgactccggaggctgaggcagaaggttttaggccagcctcagcaactgagcaggtccaaagcaacttagtgagaccctgtctcaaaataagaaatagaaaggactggggatatgactcagtggtaaaaactccctgagttcaatccccagtacccctgacCCTCCAAAAAATTGTCAGCTCTGAGCATAGTGGCCATTAATACACATGAGGGGTGGGCAAACAACAGCCCATAGCCAGATCAGGCCCACCACCTATTTCTGTAAATGATGTTTTTTGTTGAAGTGTAGGTTCAAGTGTGCTTCTTAGTCCTTGCTGCCCACAGCTCCCTTGGTGCTTCAGTGGCAAAGAGGAGGAGTTGACACAGACACTGTGTGTGCTCTCAGAGGTCAAGACATCTACTACATGGTCCCTTGCCGAAAAGA
This region of Callospermophilus lateralis isolate mCalLat2 chromosome 3, mCalLat2.hap1, whole genome shotgun sequence genomic DNA includes:
- the R3hdml gene encoding peptidase inhibitor R3HDML; the protein is MPLLPSAVGLAGLLLWAGQTADASMVPNATLPLGRPEGMAVQSLSGLGVPRYRRKRHLSARDMSALLDYHNHIRASVHPPAANMEYMVWDERLASSAKAWATQCTWAHGPSPLMRYVGQNLSIGSGRYRSVVDLVKSWSEEKQHFLFPSPKYCTPHCPWHCSGPVCSHYTQMVWASSSRLGCAIHTCASISVWGSTWHQAVYLVCNYAIKGNWIGEAPYKMGKPCSACPPSYQGSCNSNMCFSGLKSNRLLWT